Proteins encoded by one window of Macaca fascicularis isolate 582-1 chromosome 10, T2T-MFA8v1.1:
- the ZNF217 gene encoding zinc finger protein 217 isoform X3 gives MQSKVTGNMPTQSLLMYMDGPEVIGSSLGSQMEMEDAMSMKGTAVVPFRATQEKNVIQIEGYMPLDCMFCSQTFTHSEDLNKHVLMQHRPTLCEPAVLRVEAEYLSPLDKSQVRTEPPKEKNCKENEEFSCEVCGQTFRVAFDVEIHMRTHKDSFTYGCNMCGRRFKEPWFLKNHMRTHNGKSGARSKLQQGLDCPATINEVVQVHAAESIPSPYKICMVCGFLFTNKENLIEHSKVHTKKTAPGTSSTQTDSPQEGMPSSREDFLRWFNLRPKSHTDTGKKLVKCIPQLDPFTTFQAWQLATKGKVAICQEEVKESGQEGSTDNDDSSSEKELGENKGSCTGLSQEKEKCRHSNGDAPSVDADPKLPTSSKEKPTHCSECGKAFRTYHQLVLHSRVHKKDRRAGAESPTMSVDGRQPGTCSPDLATPLDENGAVDRGEGGSEDGSEDGLPEGIHLGEKPYKCEFCDYAAAQKTSLRYHLERHHKEKQADAAAEAKSDGKNQDTEDALFTADSAQTKNLKRFFDGAKDVTGSPPAKQLKEMPSVFQNVLGSAVLSPAHKDTQDFHKNAADDSADKVNKIPTPAYLDLLKKRSAVETQANNLICRTKADVTPPPDGSTTHNLEVNPKEKQTETAADCRYRPSVDCHEKPLNLSLGALHNCPAISLGKSLIPSITCPFCTFKTFYPEVLMMHQRLEHKYNPDVHKNCRNKSSLRSRRTGCPPALLGKDVPPLSTFCKPKPKSAFPAQSKSLPSAKGKQSPPGPGKAPLTSGIDSSTLAPSNLKSHRPQQNVGVQGAATRQQQSEMFPKTSVSPAPDKTKRPETKLKPLPVAPSQPTLGSSNINGSIDYPPKNDSPWAPPGRDYFCNRSASNTAAEFGEPLPKRLKSTVVALDVDQPGANYRRGYDLPKYHMVRGITSLLPQECVYPSPALPPKPRFLSSSEVDSPNVLTVQKPYGGSGPLYTCVPASSPASSSTLEGLGGCQCLLSMKLNFTSSFEKRMVKATEISCDCTVHKTYKESARNTTVL, from the exons ATGCAATCGAAAGTGACAGGAAACATGCCAACTCAATCCCTCTTGATGTACATGGATGGGCCAGAAGTGATTGGCAGCTCTCTTGGCAGTCAGATGGAGATGGAGGATGCCATGTCAATGAAAGGGACCGCTGTTGTTCCATTCCGAGCTACGCAAGAGAAAAATGTCATCCAAATAGAGGGGTATATGCCCTTGGATTGCATGTTCTGCAGCCAGACCTTCACACATTCGGAAGACCTTAATAAACACGTCTTAATGCAACACCGGCCTACCCTTTGTGAACCAGCAGTTCTGCGGGTTGAAGCAGAGTATCTTAGTCCGCTTGATAAAAGTCAAGTACGAACAGAACCTCCCAAGGAAAAGAATTGcaaggaaaatgaagaatttaGCTGTGAGGTATGCGGGCAGACATTTAGAGTGGCTTTTGATGTTGAGATCCACATGAGGACACACAAAGATTCTTTCACTTACGGGTGTAACATGTGCGGAAGAAGATTCAAGGAGCCTTGGTTTCTTAAAAATCACATGCGGACACATAATGGCAAATCAGGGGCCAGGAGCAAACTGCAGCAAGGCTTGGATTGTCCCGCGACGATCAACGAGGTCGTCCAGGTGCACGCGGCTGAGAGCATCCCCTCTCCTTACAAAATCTGCATGGTTTGTGGCTTcctatttacaaataaagaaaatctaaTAGAGCACAGCAAGGTGCACACCAAAAAAACTGCTCCCGGTACCAGCAGCACGCAGACAGACTCTCCACAAGAAGGAATGCCGTCCTCCAGGGAAGACTTCCTGCGGTGGTTCAACTTGAGACCAAAATCTCACACTGACACGGGGAAGAAGCTTGTCAAATGCATACCTCAGCTCGATCCGTTCACCACCTTCCAGGCTTGGCAGCTGGCTACCAAAGGAAAAGTTGCCATTTGCCAAGAAGAAGTGAAGGAATCGGGACAAGAAGGGAGCACCGACAACGATGATTCGAGTTCCGAGAAGGAGCTTGGAGAAAATAAGGGCAGTTGTACAGGCCTCTcgcaagagaaagagaagtgcAGACACTCCAACGGTGACGCGCCCTCCGTGGACGCGGATCCCAAGTTACCCACCAGCAGCAAGGAGAAGCCCACGCACTGCTCCGAGTGCGGCAAAGCTTTCAGAACCTACCACCAGCTGGTCTTGCACTCGAGGGTCCACAAGAAGGACCGGAGGGCTGGCGCGGAGTCGCCCACCATGTCTGTGGACGGGAGGCAGCCGGGGACATGCTCTCCTGACCTCGCCACCCCTCTGGATGAAAATGGAGCCGTGGATCGAGGGGAAGGTGGTTCTGAAGACGGATCTGAGGATGGGCTTCCCGAAGGAATCCATCTGG GtgaaaaaccatacaaatgtGAATTTTGTGACTATGCTGCAGCCCAGAAGACGTCCCTGAGGTATCACTTGGAGAGACACCACAAGGAGAAACAAGCCGACGCTGCTGCTGAAGCCAAGAGCGATGGTAAAAATCAGGACACTGAAGATGCACTATTCACCGCGGACAGTGCGCAAaccaaaaatttgaaaagattttttgaTGGTGCCAAAGATGTTACAGGCAGTCCACCTGCAAAGCAGCTGAAGGAGATGCcttctgtttttcagaatgtTCTGGGCAGCGCTGTCCTCTCACCAGCACACAAAGATACTCAGGATTTCCATAAAAATGCAGCTGATGACAGTGCTGATAAAGTGAATAAAATCCCTACCCCTGCTTACCTGGACCTGTTAAAAAAGAGATCAGCAGTTGAAACTCAGGCAAATAACCTCATCTGTAGAACCAAGGCGGATGTTACTCCTCCTCCGGACGGCAGTACCACCCATAACCTTGAAGTTAACCCCAAAGAGAAGCAAACGGAGACTGCAGCTGACTGCAGATACAGGCCTAGTGTGGATTGTCACGAAAAACCTTTAAATTTATCCCTGGGGGCTCTTCACAATTGCCCGGCAATTTCTTTGGGCAAAAGTTTAATTCCAAGTATCACCTGTCCATTTTGTACCTTCAAGACATTTTATCCAGAAGTTTTAATGATGCACCAGAGACTGGAGCATAAATACAATCCTGACGTTCATAAAAACTGTCGAAACAAGTCCTCACTTAGAAGTCGACGCACCGGGTGCCCGCCGGCGTTGCTGGGAAAAGATGTGCCTCCCCTGTCTACTTTCTGTAAACCCAAGCCGAAGTCTGCCTTCCCAGCGCAGTCCAAATCCCTGCCGTCTGCGAAGGGGAAGCAGAGCCCTCCTGGGCCAGGCAAGGCCCCTCTGACTTCAGGGATAGACTCTAGCACTTTAGCCCCAAGTAACCTGAAGTCCCACAGACCACAGCAGAATGTGGGGGTCCAAGGGGCCGCCACCAGACAACAGCAATCTGAGATGTTTCCTAAAACCAGTGTTTCCCCTGCACCGGATAAGACAAAAAGACCTGAGACAAAATTGAAACCTCTCCCAGTAGCTCCCTCTCAGCCCACCCTCGGCAGCAGTAACATCAATGGTTCCATCGACTACCCTCCCAAGAATGACAGCCCGTGGGCCCCTCCGGGAAGAGACTATTTCTGTAATCGGAGTGCCAGCAACACTGCAGCAGAATTTGGTGAACCCCTTCCAAAAAGACTGAAGTCCACCGTGGTTGCCCTTGACGTTGACCAGCCTGGGGCCAATTACAGAAGAGGCTATGACCTTCCCAAGTACCATATGGTCAGAGGTATCACCTCACTGTTACCGCAGGAATGCGTGTATCCGTCGCCAGCGCTGCCTCCCAAACCGAGGTTCCTGAGCTCCAGCGAGGTCGATTCTCCAAATGTGCTGACGGTTCAGAAGCCCTATGGTGGCTCCGGGCCGCTTTACACTTGTGTGCCTGCTAGTAGTCCAGCATCCAGCTCGACGTTAGAAG gtcTTGGTGGATGTCAGTGCTTACTCTCcatgaaattaaattttacttcatCCTTTGAGAAGCGAATGGTGAAAGCTACTGAAATAAGCTGTGATTGTACTGTACATAAAACATATAAGGAATCTGCAAGGAACACTACAGTTTTGTAA
- the ZNF217 gene encoding zinc finger protein 217 isoform X2, with translation MQSKVTGNMPTQSLLMYMDGPEVIGSSLGSQMEMEDAMSMKGTAVVPFRATQEKNVIQIEGYMPLDCMFCSQTFTHSEDLNKHVLMQHRPTLCEPAVLRVEAEYLSPLDKSQVRTEPPKEKNCKENEEFSCEVCGQTFRVAFDVEIHMRTHKDSFTYGCNMCGRRFKEPWFLKNHMRTHNGKSGARSKLQQGLDCPATINEVVQVHAAESIPSPYKICMVCGFLFTNKENLIEHSKVHTKKTAPGTSSTQTDSPQEGMPSSREDFLRWFNLRPKSHTDTGKKLVKCIPQLDPFTTFQAWQLATKGKVAICQEEVKESGQEGSTDNDDSSSEKELGENKGSCTGLSQEKEKCRHSNGDAPSVDADPKLPTSSKEKPTHCSECGKAFRTYHQLVLHSRVHKKDRRAGAESPTMSVDGRQPGTCSPDLATPLDENGAVDRGEGGSEDGSEDGLPEGIHLDKNDDGGKIKHLTSSRECSYCGKFFRSNYYLNIHLRTHTGEKPYKCEFCDYAAAQKTSLRYHLERHHKEKQADAAAEAKSDGKNQDTEDALFTADSAQTKNLKRFFDGAKDVTGSPPAKQLKEMPSVFQNVLGSAVLSPAHKDTQDFHKNAADDSADKVNKIPTPAYLDLLKKRSAVETQANNLICRTKADVTPPPDGSTTHNLEVNPKEKQTETAADCRYRPSVDCHEKPLNLSLGALHNCPAISLGKSLIPSITCPFCTFKTFYPEVLMMHQRLEHKYNPDVHKNCRNKSSLRSRRTGCPPALLGKDVPPLSTFCKPKPKSAFPAQSKSLPSAKGKQSPPGPGKAPLTSGIDSSTLAPSNLKSHRPQQNVGVQGAATRQQQSEMFPKTSVSPAPDKTKRPETKLKPLPVAPSQPTLGSSNINGSIDYPPKNDSPWAPPGRDYFCNRSASNTAAEFGEPLPKRLKSTVVALDVDQPGANYRRGYDLPKYHMVRGITSLLPQECVYPSPALPPKPRFLSSSEVDSPNVLTVQKPYGGSGPLYTCVPASSPASSSTLEGKRPVSYQHLSNSMVQKRNYENFIGNAHYRPNDKKT, from the exons ATGCAATCGAAAGTGACAGGAAACATGCCAACTCAATCCCTCTTGATGTACATGGATGGGCCAGAAGTGATTGGCAGCTCTCTTGGCAGTCAGATGGAGATGGAGGATGCCATGTCAATGAAAGGGACCGCTGTTGTTCCATTCCGAGCTACGCAAGAGAAAAATGTCATCCAAATAGAGGGGTATATGCCCTTGGATTGCATGTTCTGCAGCCAGACCTTCACACATTCGGAAGACCTTAATAAACACGTCTTAATGCAACACCGGCCTACCCTTTGTGAACCAGCAGTTCTGCGGGTTGAAGCAGAGTATCTTAGTCCGCTTGATAAAAGTCAAGTACGAACAGAACCTCCCAAGGAAAAGAATTGcaaggaaaatgaagaatttaGCTGTGAGGTATGCGGGCAGACATTTAGAGTGGCTTTTGATGTTGAGATCCACATGAGGACACACAAAGATTCTTTCACTTACGGGTGTAACATGTGCGGAAGAAGATTCAAGGAGCCTTGGTTTCTTAAAAATCACATGCGGACACATAATGGCAAATCAGGGGCCAGGAGCAAACTGCAGCAAGGCTTGGATTGTCCCGCGACGATCAACGAGGTCGTCCAGGTGCACGCGGCTGAGAGCATCCCCTCTCCTTACAAAATCTGCATGGTTTGTGGCTTcctatttacaaataaagaaaatctaaTAGAGCACAGCAAGGTGCACACCAAAAAAACTGCTCCCGGTACCAGCAGCACGCAGACAGACTCTCCACAAGAAGGAATGCCGTCCTCCAGGGAAGACTTCCTGCGGTGGTTCAACTTGAGACCAAAATCTCACACTGACACGGGGAAGAAGCTTGTCAAATGCATACCTCAGCTCGATCCGTTCACCACCTTCCAGGCTTGGCAGCTGGCTACCAAAGGAAAAGTTGCCATTTGCCAAGAAGAAGTGAAGGAATCGGGACAAGAAGGGAGCACCGACAACGATGATTCGAGTTCCGAGAAGGAGCTTGGAGAAAATAAGGGCAGTTGTACAGGCCTCTcgcaagagaaagagaagtgcAGACACTCCAACGGTGACGCGCCCTCCGTGGACGCGGATCCCAAGTTACCCACCAGCAGCAAGGAGAAGCCCACGCACTGCTCCGAGTGCGGCAAAGCTTTCAGAACCTACCACCAGCTGGTCTTGCACTCGAGGGTCCACAAGAAGGACCGGAGGGCTGGCGCGGAGTCGCCCACCATGTCTGTGGACGGGAGGCAGCCGGGGACATGCTCTCCTGACCTCGCCACCCCTCTGGATGAAAATGGAGCCGTGGATCGAGGGGAAGGTGGTTCTGAAGACGGATCTGAGGATGGGCTTCCCGAAGGAATCCATCTGG ataaaaatgatgatggaggaaaaataaagcatCTTACATCTTCAAGAGAGTGTAGTTATTGTGGAAAGTTTTTCCGTTCAAATTATTACCTCAATATTCATCTCAGAACGCATACAG GtgaaaaaccatacaaatgtGAATTTTGTGACTATGCTGCAGCCCAGAAGACGTCCCTGAGGTATCACTTGGAGAGACACCACAAGGAGAAACAAGCCGACGCTGCTGCTGAAGCCAAGAGCGATGGTAAAAATCAGGACACTGAAGATGCACTATTCACCGCGGACAGTGCGCAAaccaaaaatttgaaaagattttttgaTGGTGCCAAAGATGTTACAGGCAGTCCACCTGCAAAGCAGCTGAAGGAGATGCcttctgtttttcagaatgtTCTGGGCAGCGCTGTCCTCTCACCAGCACACAAAGATACTCAGGATTTCCATAAAAATGCAGCTGATGACAGTGCTGATAAAGTGAATAAAATCCCTACCCCTGCTTACCTGGACCTGTTAAAAAAGAGATCAGCAGTTGAAACTCAGGCAAATAACCTCATCTGTAGAACCAAGGCGGATGTTACTCCTCCTCCGGACGGCAGTACCACCCATAACCTTGAAGTTAACCCCAAAGAGAAGCAAACGGAGACTGCAGCTGACTGCAGATACAGGCCTAGTGTGGATTGTCACGAAAAACCTTTAAATTTATCCCTGGGGGCTCTTCACAATTGCCCGGCAATTTCTTTGGGCAAAAGTTTAATTCCAAGTATCACCTGTCCATTTTGTACCTTCAAGACATTTTATCCAGAAGTTTTAATGATGCACCAGAGACTGGAGCATAAATACAATCCTGACGTTCATAAAAACTGTCGAAACAAGTCCTCACTTAGAAGTCGACGCACCGGGTGCCCGCCGGCGTTGCTGGGAAAAGATGTGCCTCCCCTGTCTACTTTCTGTAAACCCAAGCCGAAGTCTGCCTTCCCAGCGCAGTCCAAATCCCTGCCGTCTGCGAAGGGGAAGCAGAGCCCTCCTGGGCCAGGCAAGGCCCCTCTGACTTCAGGGATAGACTCTAGCACTTTAGCCCCAAGTAACCTGAAGTCCCACAGACCACAGCAGAATGTGGGGGTCCAAGGGGCCGCCACCAGACAACAGCAATCTGAGATGTTTCCTAAAACCAGTGTTTCCCCTGCACCGGATAAGACAAAAAGACCTGAGACAAAATTGAAACCTCTCCCAGTAGCTCCCTCTCAGCCCACCCTCGGCAGCAGTAACATCAATGGTTCCATCGACTACCCTCCCAAGAATGACAGCCCGTGGGCCCCTCCGGGAAGAGACTATTTCTGTAATCGGAGTGCCAGCAACACTGCAGCAGAATTTGGTGAACCCCTTCCAAAAAGACTGAAGTCCACCGTGGTTGCCCTTGACGTTGACCAGCCTGGGGCCAATTACAGAAGAGGCTATGACCTTCCCAAGTACCATATGGTCAGAGGTATCACCTCACTGTTACCGCAGGAATGCGTGTATCCGTCGCCAGCGCTGCCTCCCAAACCGAGGTTCCTGAGCTCCAGCGAGGTCGATTCTCCAAATGTGCTGACGGTTCAGAAGCCCTATGGTGGCTCCGGGCCGCTTTACACTTGTGTGCCTGCTAGTAGTCCAGCATCCAGCTCGACGTTAGAAG GAAAAAGGCCTGTGTCATATCAACACTTATCTAACAGCATGGTACAAAAGAGAAACTATGAGAATTTTATTGGGAATGCACATTATCGACCAAATGACAAAAAAACTTGA
- the ZNF217 gene encoding zinc finger protein 217 isoform X1 translates to MQSKVTGNMPTQSLLMYMDGPEVIGSSLGSQMEMEDAMSMKGTAVVPFRATQEKNVIQIEGYMPLDCMFCSQTFTHSEDLNKHVLMQHRPTLCEPAVLRVEAEYLSPLDKSQVRTEPPKEKNCKENEEFSCEVCGQTFRVAFDVEIHMRTHKDSFTYGCNMCGRRFKEPWFLKNHMRTHNGKSGARSKLQQGLDCPATINEVVQVHAAESIPSPYKICMVCGFLFTNKENLIEHSKVHTKKTAPGTSSTQTDSPQEGMPSSREDFLRWFNLRPKSHTDTGKKLVKCIPQLDPFTTFQAWQLATKGKVAICQEEVKESGQEGSTDNDDSSSEKELGENKGSCTGLSQEKEKCRHSNGDAPSVDADPKLPTSSKEKPTHCSECGKAFRTYHQLVLHSRVHKKDRRAGAESPTMSVDGRQPGTCSPDLATPLDENGAVDRGEGGSEDGSEDGLPEGIHLDKNDDGGKIKHLTSSRECSYCGKFFRSNYYLNIHLRTHTGEKPYKCEFCDYAAAQKTSLRYHLERHHKEKQADAAAEAKSDGKNQDTEDALFTADSAQTKNLKRFFDGAKDVTGSPPAKQLKEMPSVFQNVLGSAVLSPAHKDTQDFHKNAADDSADKVNKIPTPAYLDLLKKRSAVETQANNLICRTKADVTPPPDGSTTHNLEVNPKEKQTETAADCRYRPSVDCHEKPLNLSLGALHNCPAISLGKSLIPSITCPFCTFKTFYPEVLMMHQRLEHKYNPDVHKNCRNKSSLRSRRTGCPPALLGKDVPPLSTFCKPKPKSAFPAQSKSLPSAKGKQSPPGPGKAPLTSGIDSSTLAPSNLKSHRPQQNVGVQGAATRQQQSEMFPKTSVSPAPDKTKRPETKLKPLPVAPSQPTLGSSNINGSIDYPPKNDSPWAPPGRDYFCNRSASNTAAEFGEPLPKRLKSTVVALDVDQPGANYRRGYDLPKYHMVRGITSLLPQECVYPSPALPPKPRFLSSSEVDSPNVLTVQKPYGGSGPLYTCVPASSPASSSTLEGLGGCQCLLSMKLNFTSSFEKRMVKATEISCDCTVHKTYKESARNTTVL, encoded by the exons ATGCAATCGAAAGTGACAGGAAACATGCCAACTCAATCCCTCTTGATGTACATGGATGGGCCAGAAGTGATTGGCAGCTCTCTTGGCAGTCAGATGGAGATGGAGGATGCCATGTCAATGAAAGGGACCGCTGTTGTTCCATTCCGAGCTACGCAAGAGAAAAATGTCATCCAAATAGAGGGGTATATGCCCTTGGATTGCATGTTCTGCAGCCAGACCTTCACACATTCGGAAGACCTTAATAAACACGTCTTAATGCAACACCGGCCTACCCTTTGTGAACCAGCAGTTCTGCGGGTTGAAGCAGAGTATCTTAGTCCGCTTGATAAAAGTCAAGTACGAACAGAACCTCCCAAGGAAAAGAATTGcaaggaaaatgaagaatttaGCTGTGAGGTATGCGGGCAGACATTTAGAGTGGCTTTTGATGTTGAGATCCACATGAGGACACACAAAGATTCTTTCACTTACGGGTGTAACATGTGCGGAAGAAGATTCAAGGAGCCTTGGTTTCTTAAAAATCACATGCGGACACATAATGGCAAATCAGGGGCCAGGAGCAAACTGCAGCAAGGCTTGGATTGTCCCGCGACGATCAACGAGGTCGTCCAGGTGCACGCGGCTGAGAGCATCCCCTCTCCTTACAAAATCTGCATGGTTTGTGGCTTcctatttacaaataaagaaaatctaaTAGAGCACAGCAAGGTGCACACCAAAAAAACTGCTCCCGGTACCAGCAGCACGCAGACAGACTCTCCACAAGAAGGAATGCCGTCCTCCAGGGAAGACTTCCTGCGGTGGTTCAACTTGAGACCAAAATCTCACACTGACACGGGGAAGAAGCTTGTCAAATGCATACCTCAGCTCGATCCGTTCACCACCTTCCAGGCTTGGCAGCTGGCTACCAAAGGAAAAGTTGCCATTTGCCAAGAAGAAGTGAAGGAATCGGGACAAGAAGGGAGCACCGACAACGATGATTCGAGTTCCGAGAAGGAGCTTGGAGAAAATAAGGGCAGTTGTACAGGCCTCTcgcaagagaaagagaagtgcAGACACTCCAACGGTGACGCGCCCTCCGTGGACGCGGATCCCAAGTTACCCACCAGCAGCAAGGAGAAGCCCACGCACTGCTCCGAGTGCGGCAAAGCTTTCAGAACCTACCACCAGCTGGTCTTGCACTCGAGGGTCCACAAGAAGGACCGGAGGGCTGGCGCGGAGTCGCCCACCATGTCTGTGGACGGGAGGCAGCCGGGGACATGCTCTCCTGACCTCGCCACCCCTCTGGATGAAAATGGAGCCGTGGATCGAGGGGAAGGTGGTTCTGAAGACGGATCTGAGGATGGGCTTCCCGAAGGAATCCATCTGG ataaaaatgatgatggaggaaaaataaagcatCTTACATCTTCAAGAGAGTGTAGTTATTGTGGAAAGTTTTTCCGTTCAAATTATTACCTCAATATTCATCTCAGAACGCATACAG GtgaaaaaccatacaaatgtGAATTTTGTGACTATGCTGCAGCCCAGAAGACGTCCCTGAGGTATCACTTGGAGAGACACCACAAGGAGAAACAAGCCGACGCTGCTGCTGAAGCCAAGAGCGATGGTAAAAATCAGGACACTGAAGATGCACTATTCACCGCGGACAGTGCGCAAaccaaaaatttgaaaagattttttgaTGGTGCCAAAGATGTTACAGGCAGTCCACCTGCAAAGCAGCTGAAGGAGATGCcttctgtttttcagaatgtTCTGGGCAGCGCTGTCCTCTCACCAGCACACAAAGATACTCAGGATTTCCATAAAAATGCAGCTGATGACAGTGCTGATAAAGTGAATAAAATCCCTACCCCTGCTTACCTGGACCTGTTAAAAAAGAGATCAGCAGTTGAAACTCAGGCAAATAACCTCATCTGTAGAACCAAGGCGGATGTTACTCCTCCTCCGGACGGCAGTACCACCCATAACCTTGAAGTTAACCCCAAAGAGAAGCAAACGGAGACTGCAGCTGACTGCAGATACAGGCCTAGTGTGGATTGTCACGAAAAACCTTTAAATTTATCCCTGGGGGCTCTTCACAATTGCCCGGCAATTTCTTTGGGCAAAAGTTTAATTCCAAGTATCACCTGTCCATTTTGTACCTTCAAGACATTTTATCCAGAAGTTTTAATGATGCACCAGAGACTGGAGCATAAATACAATCCTGACGTTCATAAAAACTGTCGAAACAAGTCCTCACTTAGAAGTCGACGCACCGGGTGCCCGCCGGCGTTGCTGGGAAAAGATGTGCCTCCCCTGTCTACTTTCTGTAAACCCAAGCCGAAGTCTGCCTTCCCAGCGCAGTCCAAATCCCTGCCGTCTGCGAAGGGGAAGCAGAGCCCTCCTGGGCCAGGCAAGGCCCCTCTGACTTCAGGGATAGACTCTAGCACTTTAGCCCCAAGTAACCTGAAGTCCCACAGACCACAGCAGAATGTGGGGGTCCAAGGGGCCGCCACCAGACAACAGCAATCTGAGATGTTTCCTAAAACCAGTGTTTCCCCTGCACCGGATAAGACAAAAAGACCTGAGACAAAATTGAAACCTCTCCCAGTAGCTCCCTCTCAGCCCACCCTCGGCAGCAGTAACATCAATGGTTCCATCGACTACCCTCCCAAGAATGACAGCCCGTGGGCCCCTCCGGGAAGAGACTATTTCTGTAATCGGAGTGCCAGCAACACTGCAGCAGAATTTGGTGAACCCCTTCCAAAAAGACTGAAGTCCACCGTGGTTGCCCTTGACGTTGACCAGCCTGGGGCCAATTACAGAAGAGGCTATGACCTTCCCAAGTACCATATGGTCAGAGGTATCACCTCACTGTTACCGCAGGAATGCGTGTATCCGTCGCCAGCGCTGCCTCCCAAACCGAGGTTCCTGAGCTCCAGCGAGGTCGATTCTCCAAATGTGCTGACGGTTCAGAAGCCCTATGGTGGCTCCGGGCCGCTTTACACTTGTGTGCCTGCTAGTAGTCCAGCATCCAGCTCGACGTTAGAAG gtcTTGGTGGATGTCAGTGCTTACTCTCcatgaaattaaattttacttcatCCTTTGAGAAGCGAATGGTGAAAGCTACTGAAATAAGCTGTGATTGTACTGTACATAAAACATATAAGGAATCTGCAAGGAACACTACAGTTTTGTAA